The DNA window GCGTAGGGCAATACAGGTGGTTAGTTGTAGGACCAATCTCCGGATAGTTCGTTTCCGGTTTAGAGCCCGCAGCGCAGATATCAAAAGGAGTAATTGCACCTTCCACGCCCTTTATTGCCTCAAGTGCCTTTTCTCCAGCTTCTAATGCCGCTTCTATACTCTTACAGAAGAACCAGACGTTTCCACCCATCACACCCTTCTTATAGCTTAAATAGTGTTCCACGAGGAATTCGCCCATCATTATCGGCACTGCAATGACTTCACGTCCAAACCGCTGCTCTATTGTCTCATAGCCATCGCCACAATGCCCTATCCTTCCCATAACATCTATCTTACCAGCAGATGACTCAAGTGCATTGAAGACCGAAGTCGTGGGCACGACCAGTATCCCCTGCCGTATTCGTTTCGATACCTCGTATTCCAGTTTCTCGGGCGCGTCCTCGTCGTAATTCACCCAGAACTGGATAATCGC is part of the Methanophagales archaeon genome and encodes:
- a CDS encoding formylmethanofuran--tetrahydromethanopterin N-formyltransferase — protein: EIELEDTYCEAFDGLFTRICVTARDEKRLKQAAYNATALPCTVFGESEGGIEKWLSECETPDGRKGAIIQFWVNYDEDAPEKLEYEVSKRIRQGILVVPTTSVFNALESSAGKIDVMGRIGHCGDGYETIEQRFGREVIAVPIMMGEFLVEHYLSYKKGVMGGNVWFFCKSIEAALEAGEKALEAIKGVEGAITPFDICAAGSKPETNYPEIGPTTNHLYCPTLVQKLSGSRVPRGVHSIPEIVINGVSLESVKEAMRAAIVSVQDVEGLVRISAGNYGGKLGSYKIFLKKLTPSQKSI